From one Nitrospiria bacterium genomic stretch:
- a CDS encoding efflux transporter outer membrane subunit — MKNRIGIFISLSLIIFLGSSCASIRSPIEIPVTVPKEFSISGEETLPDQWWNSFNDPVLSGLIEKALSENFSLRSSWNRLSQAEAIARKAGADLFPSLETQAGVSRTWSEGRTGTTGSSGSNPFNDFSLGLAASYELDLWGRIRSSREAAQMDLQASRENLNSAAISLSAQVARVWYQLVEQIAQLNLLRRQLETNEQVLELVTLRFRRGQVGATDVLQQRQLVELRRSEIISAETRLKLQEHQLAILLGKAPEVKVADRRAEWVELPPLPSTGVPLDWIRKRPDIREAHFAVLSADHRVGSALADRFPRFSLSVQGSTSGDQIRDLFDNWPATIAANLVAPLIDGGDRRAEVERTRAVLSQTLNDYAQVILESLGEVEDSLTQELKQRELIESLSKQFNLSLQVIQRVRDNYTHGGVDYLRVLDALLTHQLLERTLLEERRRLFEFRINLCRAIGGGWELNPTVSVSERGRES, encoded by the coding sequence ATGAAGAATAGGATTGGGATTTTCATTAGCCTTTCCCTCATTATTTTTTTAGGGAGTTCTTGTGCCTCAATCCGTTCACCCATTGAAATTCCTGTGACGGTTCCAAAGGAGTTTTCAATTTCTGGAGAGGAAACGCTTCCGGACCAATGGTGGAATAGTTTTAATGATCCGGTTTTAAGCGGTTTGATTGAAAAAGCACTATCAGAAAATTTTTCACTGCGTAGTTCCTGGAATCGCCTTTCCCAAGCTGAGGCCATTGCGCGTAAGGCAGGTGCGGATCTGTTTCCGTCTCTTGAAACCCAGGCAGGGGTATCCAGAACATGGTCGGAAGGGAGGACTGGGACAACAGGCAGTTCCGGATCAAATCCTTTTAACGATTTTTCTCTTGGGCTTGCTGCCAGTTACGAATTGGATCTGTGGGGCCGCATCCGGTCCTCACGGGAGGCGGCTCAAATGGATTTACAAGCGAGTCGTGAAAACCTAAATTCAGCTGCCATTTCTTTGTCTGCCCAGGTTGCACGGGTCTGGTATCAACTCGTTGAACAAATCGCCCAGCTCAACCTGTTGCGCCGTCAATTGGAAACCAATGAACAGGTATTGGAATTGGTGACATTGCGATTTCGCAGGGGACAGGTTGGGGCCACCGATGTGTTACAACAGCGCCAACTGGTGGAATTGAGGCGGAGTGAAATCATCTCGGCTGAAACACGGCTTAAATTACAAGAACATCAACTGGCTATTCTGCTGGGAAAAGCCCCCGAGGTCAAAGTGGCTGATCGAAGAGCAGAGTGGGTCGAATTACCTCCTCTTCCTTCGACCGGAGTACCCCTGGATTGGATCCGTAAGAGACCCGATATTCGGGAAGCCCATTTTGCCGTTCTTTCAGCAGACCACCGGGTCGGGTCTGCCCTTGCCGACCGGTTTCCCCGATTTAGTCTTTCCGTCCAGGGCAGTACCTCTGGGGATCAAATTCGAGACCTGTTCGATAATTGGCCCGCGACGATTGCGGCCAACCTGGTTGCACCTTTAATCGATGGAGGGGATCGAAGGGCAGAGGTGGAAAGGACACGGGCGGTGTTGTCCCAAACCCTGAACGATTATGCCCAGGTGATTTTGGAATCCCTTGGGGAGGTGGAGGATTCACTGACCCAAGAACTTAAACAGAGGGAATTGATTGAAAGTTTGAGTAAACAGTTCAACCTTTCCCTTCAGGTTATTCAACGGGTCCGGGATAATTATACCCATGGCGGGGTGGATTATCTTCGGGTTTTGGATGCGCTTCTGACCCACCAATTATTGGAGCGTACATTGTTAGAAGAGCGCCGGCGGTTATTTGAATTTCGGATTAACCTTTGCAGGGCAATTGGCGGAGGTTGGGAGTTAAATCCAACGGTTTCAGTTTCAGAGAGGGGGAGGGAATCTTAA
- a CDS encoding efflux RND transporter periplasmic adaptor subunit — MKSIVIPILLPLLVLLGGGILASSLMESGPKAKRETPARQARLVEVEKIHFSKQHLVIEAMGTVRPAREIDLKPRVAGEIIWVSKELIPGGRFERGQKILQIDSSDYELLVQQRNADFAQAQSKLRLELGQQSIAESEFEMLGESISEGDRDLVLRTPQLESVRAEIEKARSVLQKAKLDLERTRISAPFNAIVKTRGVNLGDIVSISTSLATLVGTDEYWIEVLVPVDQLRWIQIPSLNGKGSGSRVKIHNESGWGRDGYKIGNVIRLASDLEEEGRMARIIVSVPDPFHHRSTSIDGAHLLIGSYVRVEIEGTDLEKAAAIDRTLLRDGDYVWIMGSESTLKIRPVKVAFRGRGQVYVTEGIHEGERLITTDLAAPLEGMPLRIQSEEIPGKSSPQPLKNHIKPKEKP; from the coding sequence ATGAAGAGTATTGTAATACCTATCCTTCTTCCCTTGCTGGTTCTTTTGGGAGGGGGAATACTTGCTTCTTCCCTTATGGAGTCAGGCCCCAAGGCAAAGCGTGAAACCCCGGCTCGGCAGGCCAGGCTTGTGGAGGTTGAAAAAATTCATTTTTCAAAACAGCACCTGGTGATTGAAGCCATGGGAACGGTTCGTCCAGCACGGGAAATTGATTTGAAACCCCGTGTAGCTGGAGAGATTATTTGGGTCAGTAAAGAGCTGATTCCAGGAGGACGGTTCGAGCGTGGCCAAAAAATTTTACAGATTGATTCTTCGGATTATGAACTATTGGTACAGCAGAGAAATGCCGATTTTGCCCAGGCCCAAAGCAAGTTGAGGCTTGAGTTGGGCCAACAATCCATAGCGGAAAGTGAATTTGAAATGTTGGGGGAAAGCATTTCTGAGGGGGACCGAGATCTGGTTTTAAGAACCCCCCAACTGGAGAGCGTAAGGGCGGAGATTGAAAAAGCACGATCCGTACTCCAAAAGGCAAAACTAGATTTAGAAAGGACCCGTATCAGTGCTCCTTTTAACGCCATCGTCAAGACCAGAGGGGTAAACTTGGGGGATATTGTGAGCATTTCCACTTCTCTTGCGACGCTTGTGGGAACGGACGAATATTGGATTGAGGTTCTGGTTCCTGTGGATCAGCTCCGATGGATTCAAATTCCAAGCCTTAACGGTAAGGGGAGTGGCTCGAGGGTAAAAATCCACAATGAATCGGGTTGGGGAAGGGATGGTTATAAAATCGGGAATGTGATTCGTCTGGCCAGTGATCTTGAAGAGGAGGGAAGAATGGCCCGGATCATCGTTTCCGTTCCGGATCCTTTCCACCATCGCTCCACCTCTATTGACGGCGCCCATCTATTAATCGGGTCTTATGTGAGGGTGGAAATTGAAGGAACGGATTTGGAAAAGGCCGCGGCCATTGACCGGACTCTCCTTCGGGATGGGGACTACGTGTGGATTATGGGTTCAGAAAGCACATTAAAAATTCGGCCGGTAAAAGTTGCGTTTCGGGGCCGTGGCCAGGTTTATGTAACTGAAGGCATTCATGAGGGTGAACGGTTGATCACGACGGATTTGGCTGCTCCCTTAGAGGGGATGCCTCTTCGGATCCAAAGTGAAGAAATTCCGGGAAAATCTTCTCCGCAGCCCTTAAAAAACCATATAAAACCCAAGGAGAAGCCGTAG
- a CDS encoding efflux RND transporter permease subunit: protein MTPQKDEQARDEYRGPIAWMVRNRVTPNLLMIVLLMGGLFMSLKIKKEVFPNFEIDEIRVNMAYPGSSPEEVEQGIVLAVEEAISDIEGVEEISAISREGRATITAELVEGVNGQKVLQDIKQEIDRITTFPEEAEEPEVSLSNRRRFVLAVMLYGDANEKVLRELTEQVRDRLLQEPGITQADLVGVRNYEVLIEVPMENLRAYGLTLRGIADKIQTTAVELPGGSIETRGGEILLRMKERRDWANDFSQIPIVTTQGGSVLRLGDLGTVRDGFEESSRSLTYNGKPAMMVEVYRVGEQTPIGVSDAVRKSLEEIESDLPPGVYLEAHHDRSDIYRQRLELLLRNGFIGLLLVLALLGAFLEFKLAFWVTMGIPTSFLGAFIFLPFIDVSINMVSMFAFIIALGIVVDDAIIAGENIYEYRQRGMAFIPAAIQGARDIALPVSFSILTNIVAFSPLFFVPGEIGKIFKTLPLVVCMVFIISWIEALFVLPSHVAHTRSEGSSRVTRFLHDRQQGFSALFSRFIENVFGPFLDWCLRYRYMTVAIGFAFLMIVLGYAFSGRMGFILFPKVEADRAVATAILPYGSPYSKAVLVRDRLLNAAIEISEPYGSSQLVEGYLGRIDENEVEVEMHLTEPKIRPIQTGEVTRLWRDQVGQIVGLESLRFESDRGGPGRGASLTVELSHRNVDKLDQASESIAESMRQFPNVKDIDDGFTPGKEQLDFKLLSEGHSLGLTVREVAQQVRSAFYGAEALRQQRGRNEIKVMVRLPENQRVSEFDIEQLLIRTPAGRDVPLYQVAQVERGRAYTTITRHNTRRTVTVTANVEPIGETNQVMATLKEEVLPQLERDYPGLTYSFEGRQAEIRDSLNSLISGFLLAMVLVYMLLAIPFRSYIQPAIVMTAIPFGLVGAVIGHMIMGYSLSVISMMGIVALSGVVVNDALVMIDYANRQRRSGASPYEAIHGAGIRRFRPILLTTLTTFGGLAPMIFETSRQARFMIPMAISLGYGILFATAITLILVPCLFIMIEDLKSLIASRRKNFLTRSPEERGIPSMNQASSSGIKMHPTDQGR from the coding sequence GTGACCCCTCAAAAAGATGAACAAGCCCGGGATGAGTATCGGGGACCCATTGCCTGGATGGTCCGAAACCGTGTGACTCCCAACCTGTTGATGATCGTTCTCCTGATGGGTGGTCTCTTTATGTCCCTGAAAATTAAGAAAGAGGTGTTCCCAAATTTTGAAATCGATGAAATCCGGGTCAATATGGCCTATCCGGGATCAAGTCCCGAGGAGGTGGAGCAGGGGATTGTTTTAGCGGTTGAAGAGGCCATTAGTGATATTGAAGGGGTGGAGGAGATCTCCGCCATCTCGAGAGAGGGCCGTGCCACCATTACGGCCGAATTGGTGGAGGGGGTGAATGGCCAAAAGGTGCTCCAGGACATCAAACAAGAGATCGATCGGATCACAACCTTTCCCGAAGAAGCCGAGGAACCGGAGGTGTCCCTTTCAAACCGGCGGAGGTTTGTGCTGGCGGTTATGCTTTACGGGGACGCCAATGAAAAAGTGCTTCGGGAATTGACAGAGCAGGTCCGTGACCGATTGCTGCAGGAACCGGGAATCACCCAGGCAGACCTGGTGGGTGTGAGAAATTATGAGGTTCTGATTGAAGTCCCAATGGAAAACCTCCGAGCCTATGGTCTTACACTGAGGGGGATTGCCGATAAGATTCAAACCACCGCAGTTGAGCTTCCCGGTGGCAGTATTGAAACCCGTGGAGGCGAAATTCTTCTCCGCATGAAAGAACGGCGGGACTGGGCCAACGACTTCAGTCAGATTCCTATTGTGACCACACAGGGCGGATCGGTTTTACGCTTGGGGGACCTGGGGACGGTCCGTGATGGATTTGAAGAGTCAAGCCGGTCTCTGACCTATAACGGGAAACCCGCTATGATGGTTGAGGTTTATCGAGTGGGTGAACAAACCCCCATTGGCGTTTCCGATGCGGTTCGGAAAAGTTTGGAGGAGATCGAATCCGATCTTCCCCCCGGGGTCTATTTAGAAGCGCACCATGACCGGTCGGATATATACCGCCAACGTTTGGAACTACTCCTGCGGAACGGTTTCATTGGGCTCCTTCTGGTGCTTGCCTTATTGGGAGCTTTTCTTGAGTTTAAGCTTGCTTTCTGGGTGACCATGGGAATTCCAACCTCTTTTCTTGGGGCCTTTATATTTCTTCCATTCATAGATGTGTCCATCAACATGGTTTCCATGTTCGCTTTCATTATCGCTTTAGGAATCGTAGTGGACGATGCGATCATCGCAGGTGAAAATATATACGAGTATCGTCAAAGAGGGATGGCCTTTATCCCAGCGGCCATCCAAGGGGCCCGTGATATCGCACTTCCCGTCAGCTTCAGTATTTTGACCAACATTGTCGCATTTAGCCCGTTGTTTTTTGTGCCAGGCGAGATTGGTAAGATTTTTAAAACCCTTCCCCTGGTGGTTTGTATGGTTTTTATCATTTCGTGGATTGAGGCGTTGTTTGTCCTTCCCTCTCATGTGGCCCACACCCGAAGTGAGGGAAGCAGTCGTGTCACTCGTTTTTTGCATGACCGGCAGCAAGGCTTCAGTGCCCTTTTTTCCCGGTTTATCGAAAATGTGTTTGGGCCATTTTTGGACTGGTGTCTGCGCTACCGTTACATGACGGTAGCCATTGGGTTTGCTTTTCTAATGATTGTATTGGGGTATGCCTTCAGCGGGAGGATGGGTTTTATTTTGTTTCCAAAAGTTGAGGCGGACCGGGCTGTTGCAACGGCCATTCTTCCTTATGGCAGCCCTTATTCAAAAGCCGTCCTTGTTCGGGATCGTCTTCTTAACGCTGCGATTGAGATTTCGGAACCCTATGGGTCCTCCCAATTGGTTGAGGGATACCTGGGACGGATTGATGAAAACGAGGTGGAAGTGGAGATGCATTTAACCGAACCGAAGATTCGCCCCATACAAACCGGGGAGGTGACACGGTTATGGCGGGATCAGGTGGGGCAGATTGTTGGATTGGAATCTCTGAGGTTTGAGTCGGACCGTGGCGGTCCGGGAAGGGGAGCCTCTTTAACCGTTGAACTCAGCCACCGAAATGTGGATAAGCTGGATCAGGCAAGTGAGAGTATAGCCGAATCCATGCGCCAGTTTCCCAATGTGAAGGACATCGATGATGGGTTTACCCCCGGCAAGGAGCAGTTGGATTTTAAGCTTTTATCGGAAGGCCACAGCTTAGGATTGACCGTCCGGGAAGTTGCCCAGCAGGTTCGAAGCGCTTTTTATGGAGCCGAGGCCTTGCGGCAACAGCGGGGCCGGAATGAAATTAAGGTAATGGTCCGCCTTCCGGAAAACCAGAGGGTCAGTGAATTTGATATTGAACAGTTGCTCATCCGAACCCCGGCGGGCCGAGATGTCCCCCTGTACCAAGTGGCGCAGGTTGAAAGGGGAAGAGCTTACACCACCATTACCCGCCATAATACACGCCGGACAGTAACCGTTACGGCAAACGTGGAACCGATCGGTGAAACAAATCAAGTGATGGCCACCTTAAAGGAAGAAGTTCTTCCTCAGTTGGAGCGGGATTATCCGGGTTTAACTTACAGTTTTGAGGGCCGCCAGGCTGAAATACGGGACAGTCTGAACAGTTTGATATCTGGTTTTCTGCTAGCCATGGTACTGGTTTACATGCTTTTGGCCATTCCTTTTCGAAGTTATATTCAGCCTGCCATTGTGATGACCGCCATTCCCTTTGGATTGGTGGGGGCGGTAATTGGCCATATGATCATGGGGTACAGCCTCAGCGTGATCAGTATGATGGGAATCGTCGCCTTATCCGGTGTGGTGGTGAATGATGCCTTGGTCATGATCGATTATGCCAACCGCCAACGAAGATCCGGGGCATCGCCCTATGAAGCGATTCACGGGGCGGGCATTCGCCGTTTCCGCCCCATTTTATTAACCACTTTAACGACATTTGGGGGGCTTGCCCCTATGATTTTCGAAACCTCCCGCCAGGCTCGTTTTATGATTCCCATGGCCATATCATTGGGGTATGGTATTCTGTTTGCCACGGCCATTACACTGATCCTGGTCCCGTGCCTATTCATAATGATTGAGGATTTAAAGTCTTTGATTGCCAGCCGGCGAAAAAATTTTCTTACACGCTCACCAGAGGAAAGAGGTATTCCTTCCATGAATCAAGCCTCCTCCTCCGGAATAAAAATGCATCCAACGGATCAAGGGCGTTAA